acacagagggtgtaatGTACATGGAACactctgccagaggtggtggtgcagacagatacaatagttgcATATAGGAGACTTTTAAATAGGCAGGAGTGTCTAGGCAGGAGGATATATGGAATATGTGCAGCCAGACAGGAGTTGATCATGGCATTATGTTTGGTGGAGACATTGTGAGTTGAAGAGCCTGCTCCTCTGCTCTACTATACtatgttatagagtcacagagtgatacagcgtggaagcaggcccttcggcccatctgttGGGccgacaccagccaacatgtcccagctactctattcccacctgcccgcgtttggcccatatccctccaaaacctgtcctatccatgtacctgcctagctgtttcttaaacgttgggatagtcccagcctcaactacctcctctggcagctcgttccatacacccaccaccctttgtgtgagaacgtcacccctcagattcctattaaatctcgactcctggcaacatcctcgtaatgttGCATGTATTAGAATTTGTGTAAATGTTTTGCAGCACGAAATGATTTCAATCAGCTGTTTTCTTCAGTCGGGAAGGTGATTTATGTCTAAAGTTACCAGTGGATTAAGGCATTACACATTTCATTTACATTTGTACACTGCCAACAAAGATGTAAATTAACATAATCTCATGAATACAGACGAGGCCTTGTTCGGAGAAAATAGGTCAGTTTGCCTTTTAAGCCAGATTTAAAATGTTAATTACTATGCACTTCAATGAACAGGCTGTAATTCCGGGCTGGCAATGTGGAATTGGCAGTATGTGTGAGTTTATCACTGCTAACCGTCTTGATGTattgaggtttttaaaaaaatcacgaatcataaatcaatgctgtatacactggcttgtatacactggaatttagaaggatgagaggagatcttatcgaaacgtataagattattaaggggttggacacgttagaggcaggaaacatgttcccaatgttgggggagtccagaacaaggggtcacagtttaagaataaggggtaggccatttagaactgagatgaggaaaaactttttcagtcagagagttgtgaatctgtggaattctctgcctcagaaggcagtggaggccaattctctgaatgcattcaagagagagctagatagagctcttaaggatagcggagtcagggggtatggggagaaggcaggaacggggtactgattgagaatgatcagccataatcacattgaatggcggcgctggctcgaagggccgaatggcctcctcctgcaccgattgtctattgtctataaatcaacGCTGTAATTTGCTTTGTATGATTTCGCAGGTCGGACTGATTGCCGGGACAGCCATGCTTCTCATCGGAGTGTTAGTGATTGCGACTGGCTATTTGGTGCCACCCAAGATTGAAGCATtcggagaggaagaggaggatttTCTGGTGGTGGACGGACATGCCGTTCAGTTCAACATGGCACTGGATATTTGCAAGCTGGCAGGCGCcatcctcttctgcattggtggcATAGCGATGGCCGTCTGCCTCCTCGTGTCCTCCTTTGCCACGAGTTACTCCAAAGAGGAGAAATACCTGCAGCAGAGGTTCAAGGAACGAATAGCGGAAACCCAGACCTCGGCCAAGCCCATCACCAAAGCACCTGCACCAGGTGACTGTAAAATCCCCATCACCTTGTCCAAAGTACACAATGTTCAGCCTACATCAGAGACCTGAAGTGTAAATATTAGATGTTGAATAAGGTGTAAATTAGCTACACCAGACcaagtctttttaaatgttttaccaTATTTTTATAGCAGTTTAGAGGCAGTTCGTGTATCCATCTACTAAAGTTTAGATTCATGCCTTTCTTCAGTAAGTTAACCATGTTAGAATCTCAAATGTGAGATTTTGACTTGTTTTATTCTTATGATACAATCTCCTGAAACCTGTAACTTGCAGATGATTTTGTCTCCAAAGTATAATGGCTTTTATGTGTATTTGAAATGAATTAAAGTAGTTGAGTGATAACTGAGCTAAAATGTGATTTTACCTTCTCTCTTTGTCACACAAGGGTTTTATTTTTTCATgataagtttatttttatttgttaataaaaacatttaagaaacatttagacaggtaaatggataggacaggtatagagtgatatgggccaaacgcaggcaggtgggacgagtgtagctgtgacatgtttgccagcatgggcaagttgggccgaagggcctgtttccacactttaagactctatgactctatgataaaaTGCCgcaatacactgatcagccaaaacattatgaccactgacaggcgaagtgaataacattgattatcttgttacaatggcacctgtcaaggggtgggatatattaggcagcaagtgaacagtcagtccttgaagtcgatgtgttggatgcaggagaaatgggcaggagtaaagacctgagcgactttgacaagggccaaattgttatggccagacgactgggtcagagcatctctgaaaaggcaaggcttgtggggtgctcccggtcagcagtggtgagtacctaccgacagtggtccgaggagggagaaaccacaaaccggcgacacggtgttgggcgcccaaggctcatcgatgcgcgagggcaatgaaggatatcccgtctggtccaaaccgacagaaggtcgactgtggcacaagtcacagaaaatgttaatggtggtcacgggaggaatgtgtcacaatacacagtgcatcgcaccccgctgcatatggggctgcacacggaggaccaacagcatattaggcaggtggtcataatgttttggctgatcagtgaatgttgcacTTCTTTCCAGCGTTAACTGGAAATGCAGAATTAAATCTGTGACATGTAATTATAGTTCACTATTTTGTCCTGTTGGATACCACAGGTGAACAGCACAAGTACTAAAGGTTGCTAAAGTGTTGGTTGGTCTCACGTTGGTAAAAGATTAGCAGCTGGCTTGGAACATCACACTAAGACAGAAGAGAAAAGGCTTATAAATCATGCCTAGCCTACATTGCTAACATGGAGTAGAGGGAGCAGCATTTCCCAATGACTGACTGTCCCCTGTTTTGTTTGCACAAAATACCTGATGTTGATAATGTTACTAAAAGTTAAAAAAGTGCACACCGAAGATCacggaagaaaacccacacaagtcacggggagaacgtgcaaactccgtacagacagcgcccgtagtcaggatcgaacccgggcctctggcaaggtggagcagcggtagagttgctgccttacagcgccagagacccgggttccatcctgactgcgggcgctgtctgtacggagtttgcaggttctccccttgacctgcgtgggttttctccgagatcttcggtttcctcccacactccaaagacacaggtttgtaggttaattcttcCATGGAATATTTTCTAATAATCGGGATCACACAGGCGTTATGTGTGTACAGTGATCGCAATTCCAAATAAAAACAGTAAACCAGCAGGTGCACTTTATCTGGAACATTGAGCCGCTTATATttccgtaagtgataggagcagaattaggccattcggccatcaagcctactccacctctcaatcatggctgatcgatctctccctctcaaccccattctcctgctttctccccataacccctgacacccgtaccaatcaagaatctatcaatctctgccttaaaaatatccattggcttggccttcacagccttctgtgggaatgaGTTTGACAAATTCACCACagactggctaaagaaattccgcctcatctcctttctaaaggtacgtccttttattctgaaactgtggcctctggtcctagactctctcactagtggaaacatcctctccatatacgctccatccaggcctttcaatatttggtaagattcaatgaggtcctccctcttccttctaaattccagtaggtTAAGCCCCAATGCTGTCAAACACACATTTTAAGCCATTTATGACCATGTAAGCATTTACCTAGAGCAATCTGAAACTAGTCCCATCGCTGTGCTCTCTCTGGGTAATCAAAGGTTCATAGGTTcattagttctaggagcagaattaggccattcggcccatcaagtct
This portion of the Rhinoraja longicauda isolate Sanriku21f chromosome 2, sRhiLon1.1, whole genome shotgun sequence genome encodes:
- the nrsn1 gene encoding neurensin-1 — protein: MSLCAEICQFPNSNHGADALRQRYGVRSYLHQFYEDCTASIWEHEDNFQIKRSPNRWTSIFWKVGLIAGTAMLLIGVLVIATGYLVPPKIEAFGEEEEDFLVVDGHAVQFNMALDICKLAGAILFCIGGIAMAVCLLVSSFATSYSKEEKYLQQRFKERIAETQTSAKPITKAPAPGDCKIPITLSKVHNVQPTSET